In Lolium rigidum isolate FL_2022 chromosome 3, APGP_CSIRO_Lrig_0.1, whole genome shotgun sequence, the genomic window ttcttaatagtagagattaaGAAGGAAACAACGAGATGGTGTTTCATAGTTTCAGTTACATTAGATCAggccaaaagaaaaggaaagcgtgGAGGGCAGGGCTGCTTTAAGATTGGCGTCGGCCAGGCTCGACACCAGAAAACCCACCCCGACACCCCAAACCGGAATCCCCAAACCCTCCCCTCCAGACCCCCCGACGCGAGATGGCCGAcgacaacggcggcggcggcggcgacgaccacgTCATCGAGGGCGCCCGCGCCGAGGTATACCCCAAAGATCTCCTTGCCTTCCCGGGGTTCGATCTCCGCAGTGTACCTGCTTCCCAGGGCGGCGCGACGCTCCGTCCTGCTCGATCTATCGGTGCTTAGCACTGGTTGTACCTTAGGTTTCGCGGAGTTTATGCGTCGTGCGCTCGCTTGGCACGGTGTAGCCTAAACTCAACCGCACGTTGGAGTTTCCCAAATCCGCCGGGTTCGATCTAGATGTGGTTTTGTCGCCGGTTTTGATTGATCTCGCTTGATGTAGTGGATTCGTTTGTTTGTTCGCCGGTTTGGTTGGCGTGGGGCAGGGATGTGGAAGTCCTCGTGTAGAAGGAATGGTCTTTGTTCTGCTTTATGGGGGATAGGTTGATTTGATTCGGGGCAGCAGCAATAGGTTGGAGCAGTTATGTTCTATGTAGATGTGCATCTATAGTGTTTCTTCAACCTGTTAGTTGATGCAGCTGTCaagtatgtttttttttgttaaccAAAGGCAACCTAGTCACCGAGACTTCAGCCAAAACCCTGTATGCATGGATACACCTGGCACCAGGCCATTGACCTTCTGGAATCTGGATGCTCATAATGCAAATTTACTGGTAGCATTAGCATATTGTGCTTGGTCCATGGCTTTCCGTTCTCCCATTCAGAAACTCTGCTCATTGTGCCTGGCTTGTGTCTGTACTACCTATGTGGGTACCCTCAACTAATAGCATCCCATCTCCAGGGTGATACACATCCACGTGAAGAGGGATTGTCAAAATCCAGGGACCGAGACAGAGAAAAAGACAAGGACAAGGAGCGTCACAGAGACCGTGACAGAGATAGAGGAAGAGACAGAGATCGGGGTCGGGACAGGGATCTGGACAAGGACCGGGACAGGGGCAAGGATCAGGACCGCCACCAAAGGCATCACCGTGAAAAAAGGGAGCACAGAGACCGTCCTGATGATCATGATCGCCATAGAAGCCGTGATTCTGAAAGGTAAAGGCACCTGTGTTTCCTATGCACCTAATAATTTGTGTAGTTGCAATGGTAGCTCTTATGGTCTTGTGACTTCTGTTACACTATTGACCTTTGAATATGGTAGCTAATGCAAAGCTAACCTAACATACCATATGCATGGTGACCGTGATTTCCAAACTGCAGATATCTATTTTCTTGTATTCCATAATTTACGTTGTGTACAACACACAGGAGAAGGGACCGAGAAAGAGATGGACATCGCAGGCATCGCTCTCGTTCACGCTCTCGTTCAAGGGGCAGGGATGATCACAGATCTCGATCTCAGTCAAAAAGGTATGGAATTGATCAAGTTCATGGAAGAGTTCGTTACTTGCATCATATACAGActtgatactccctccggttcatattaattgactctaatatgaatgtatctagacacatttcagTTCTAGatgcatccatattgaagtcaattaatatgaatcggagggagtactagttttCCCTCCATGGTTATCACTAATCATCTTCTTGATGTTGAGAATAGTTTTGCATAGAAGACAGTCAATGTGCTATTTAACATGTATCATTTCTTAGGGTTTCTCTGTATGTTTTACGGTTCATTATTGATTTGTGTATTATCTGCTTGGGGCATGCCAATGCATATTTGAATTTCTGGCGAAGTTCTTTAATAAAGAGATGATCTTTTTTCCTTGTTATGTCTATACCTGCAGTACTATGAAATGTACCAGTAAGTTTAAGTATTATATGTTGATTTACTTCTACCCAAAGGCCGAGAAGCTGCAAATCTGAGCGATCTTGGCCATTGGATTAAATCTGTGGTTGTATTTGATCGTGCCATGTTATGTATCTAAATTTTTTCTATACTGCCAATACAATATAATGCTTGGACATAAGTTGGCTCATGGCTACAATGCTAAGCTGTTTGCTCTTTGCTTCTCTTAACAATCCTCTAAGGGCATGAGCAATCATTGGAACAAAATATCTACCATGCCAACTTTTTATATGAAATTATAATACAAAGATGAGTAAGTTTCAatgtatagtactccctccgttctgaattataagatgttttggatATTTCAATGTGGACTACATACGGACTGAAATGAGTGAACTTACCAATTGTGTTGAACAGCAAGCGAGTAAGTGGATTTGACCTGGGACCATCATCAGCACAATCTGTAGTTCCTCAGTTCCCTACTATTCCAACCCCAAGTATGCTCTCCTCAACAAGTTCTGTGTTTCATTTTTGCAGTTTTGTTTATTTTAGTTGGTTCTTATTGTACTTACATATCTTGTTGTCTTGGGATTGGGGCAAGTGCTATCCATGTGTATGTttagaatgaatgaatgaattgtAGCCATTTATTTACACTACAATGTACTACCATACTATGAACAGCACTTGGCATAACCTCCTAGCATATTATCATTCCAATGCTGATTCTGAAACTTAGCCATGCATCTGCAACTGAAATATAAACAGTATTAAAGATGCTTAATGAGATCTACCTAGAAGGCTAGAACCATCCACCAATAAGGTTAGATGGTAAAAATGATAAGTTCACTTTAGTCACAACTCACAACACTATATGAGTGCTTGGAGAGATACTGGTGCTAGAGGAGGGACAAGGTACCAGCCATTGGATGCCTTCTCTTTGTAAGCGTCCACTTGCGATGCCCTTATATGCCTGATAGTATCTTCTGATGCAATAAGTtctaagtttccattttattattACTTGGTAACTGAAAACTGAGCAAAACTTTTTTGCTTTTGTTCTTTTGTTGTTTGTCTGTTTTGTGTATGTGTATGGTAAGAAGGCAATCTTGGGTCACTTACCCCACTGCTGCCGATGGAATGCACGGCCTACTGTAGCTTTAATGTACAAGGAGGAATCAGTGCTCCGGTTTGATATCATCTTGTCCATCTTCAGCTAGCAAGTATTACAGATTGCTAGCTTCATGACTATTATATTTGTCCTTCCACACCTGTTATTTGTTCTTTGACATGAAATACTGCACATCTGGGTCCATTTGAGATCCAGACTGATGGTGAGAAGTAATCAGTTTTATAAGAGAAATAATCTTCCTCGCTAATCGATTATTGTTTCCTACTAGAAATTTATTGATACATTGCAGGTCAGTTACCGGGCTCTTCAATTCCTGGAATGTTCCCGAACATGCTCCCTTTTGCTGTTGGACAGGTGATCATTCTTGATGTTTTAATTGCCTTCACTGTCAAAAGAACCTTTGCCCCTTAAAAGTTTGTTATTTTATGTCTGGAACTGAATTCATTTCTGGTTtgtaatcaaatgtatttattttTGAATCAGTTCAATCCCCTCGTCATGCAGCCTCAAGCAATGACTCAACAGGTATGAGTTTTTTGTTTATAATTTATTACTGCGGGTGTTGATAAACAATTTGCCAGCATATTTTTCCTCAGGCTACTCGGCATGCTCGGCGTGTTTATGTTGGTGGCCTTCCTCCATCTGCTAATGAACAGGTTCATATATACTTGAACCCTTCCCATTGCTCAAACCCCATAACTTCAAAGTcaaaagcaagcaagcaagcatgcACATTGATGCATACAGCTGTACATTCTTGGTTAAATTGGTTTCCTTTGGTGCAGTCTGTTGCAGTACATTTTAATCTTGCATGCACACTAATGCGTACAGCTGTGGGTTCTTGGTTACACTGGTTTCCTTTTGTGCAGTCTGCTGCAATATATTTTAATCTTCTTGCACACTAATACATACAGCTGTGTTTTTTTCTTGGTAACATTGGTTTCCTTTTGTGCAGTCTGTTGCAATATATTTTAATCAAGTCATGGCTGCTATTGGAGGAAACACTGCTGGTCCAGGCGATGCTGTCCTTAATGTGTACATAAACCATGACAAGAAATTTGCTTTTGTGGAGATGAGGTCTGTGGAGGAAGCAAGCAATGCAATGGCACTTGATGGCATTTTGTTTGAAGGAGCACCAGTGAAGGTTAGAAGACCAACAGACTATAACCCTTCTCTAGCAGCTGCCCTGGGCCCAAGCCAGCCAAGTGGAAATCTGAATCTTGCTGCAGTTGGCCTAACACCAGGCTCAGCTGGAGGATTAGAAGGCCCGGACCGTATTTTTGTTGGTGGCCTTCCCTATTACTTCACCGAGGCTCAAGTTCGGGAGTTGCTTGAATCATTTGGGCCACTTCGAGGATTTGATCTTGTGAAGGATAGGGAAACTGGCAACTCAAAGGGTTATGCATTCTGCGTCTACCAGGACCTCAATGTCACTGACATAGCTTGCGCTGCTCTAAATGGTATCAAGATGGGAGACAAAACCCTTACTGTCAGAAGAGCAAACCAGGGATCAGCCCAGCCTAGACCGGAGCAGGAGAATATCCTCTTGCAGGCACAGCAGCAGGTGCAGTTACAGGTATAGCTCAACTATGTAATGATCACCCACGGCAGCTAATTGTTTTCTATGCCAAATTGCATAGTGTGTCTGCTATTGTTCTTGATTCTGACTGAGATGTGGTTCCTAATACAGAAACTTGTGTATCAAGTTGGAGCGCTTCCTACAAAGGTTATATGCCTTACCCAGGTAGTTACTGCTGATGAATTAAAAGATGATGAAGAATACGAGGACATTATGGAGGACATGAGGTTGGAAGCTGGGAAATATGGTAAATCCTGTGAACCTGTTACCTGCTATTTCTCCTCTTTGAAACTTATAATTTAGCTTCCGATCAGCTGCTGGACTATTaggtttcttttctttctgcatATGTTTTCTATATAGCCCTACAATATTGCCATGCTGGACTCTTTACATTCTACCTTAATCTATGTATTGTACTTATTTCTGTAAGCTATTAGTCATTCCTACTGACATATCCATTCGTCAGGAAACTTGGTGAAAGTTGTCATCCCGCGGCCTCATCCCGGTGGAGAGCCAATTGCTGGAGTTGGAAAGGTGAGCATTGTGTTTAGTGAGGTTCAAACTCTGGTGAGCAATCTTATTGGAGCATTTTTTTCTGATGCATGAGCTTATTGCAGGTGTTCTTGGAGTATGCAGACATCGATGGCTCCACCAAAGCAAAGACTGCCATGCACGGAAGAAAATTCGGTGGAAACCCAGTTGTTGCGTCCTTCTACCCCGAGAACAAGTTCGCTGATGAGGAATATGATGAATAAATTATCACCTCTTTCCCAGTGTTTTGCATATTGTTTAATTTACAACGATGTTTTCTCGACCTAGTTGAACCAACTTGTAGCCCTCGATTTATGCAGAGCTGTCGTAGTAAGATTGGAATATAGATCGCCTAAAGTTGATCTAATTGCTTGTCTCTTATATTGACGCGACCTTGGATTCCTTGTTCATTTTTTGCTTCTTTTGAGTTTTAGTGATTAGTGATACTAACCTCTTCATTTGGCCTTCTTGAAAGATTATTAGTCAGTAACTTTACCTTTGGTGCCTTCCTTGCAAATGGTTTAAAATAGCCCCATTGAACACATTTTGCTTTATAAATATAAGCTGCTATTATGATTCCAATACTAACTCTTGATTGCTAAACAATGATTATATAGTTGGTTGCGTGCCTCATGGCGCCCTGCGTGCGCACGCCACTTCCTCTACTGTATGAGATGGATTAACAATCGGAATAGTGCAACATGGTGGTAGAATTACATAGGCATCCATCCAGGGACGGACCAAGAAACTAGTTTCAGCGCAAGCAAATCAGCAGAGGTCATTGTTCCTGGCACTTTGCATGCCCCCGCTGTCGTCCACTTCTCTATCTAAAGACCAGTTTCACCATTGTATTCCTCGTCTCGATCTTTCTAAACTAATCTTACAACCCTCGAGTCCCAGTGTCGGGTTGGATTCGTATTGGTAAACTTCGTGCATCTTACATATGTGGGAGGAAGCCTAGAGAAGGGACACGACAATTGCATTGATTAGGCCAAACTTCAAGATAGAGAAAAGGACTTGGTAGCGACTTCACTGGAGCTGACTTTTTACTTAACTTCATTAAGTAGATATAACGCAAATGCATAATCACATCTCGCTACATAAGCAGATAGTAACAATGGCAATATGCAAGGACACCAAAAGTAGAAACTATGTTTCTTTTGGATGAGAAGAACATTCTCTACCACCAAAGTAGAAAATAGAACACAATAACAAAACAACAGTCATTAGGTGATGCAACTCCCCAAATATTGCTAGTACAGATTATGCATCATGTACGTCTCAGTCCTGCCCACACACATGCTGATATTTATTTCCCCCCATGCAGCGCTGCCTGCTCTGCTGCTGTTTGCATTTATCAGTCAGTGTATGCAAAACTTGACTATCTTCCATAGCCACAGATAAGGTGAAACCAAGGAAAATAAATTATCTTGCCACTGTCCTCTGCGTCAGCATCATGATATATATCAGCCTGCAACTTCAATTGTATCCACTGCTGACCCAGCTGCTGCCGTTGTTGCCTGTTGGAAGAAGTGTAGTTCTATCAAGTGCTGAGAGCAAAACAAACTTACCATTTTTTACcttacataaataaataaattctaAACAGTTCCAGGTATTTTGAGTCCTAATGGAATATTACCTACGCCTTAAAAAGGCGCTGTTAAGCACATAAATGTCCGTTTGAGGTATTACTTTACAATGAAGCAATATGTTCTCATTGCATCATTCTACAAAAGAGTAAATCAATGATGGGCGCATCATAGcgccattatatggacccaagttcGACGCTTAACACTTCTTCCATTCAACGATACATATTCCATGAGAATTTTGTGGTAATAAGCTTGGCTGACTAAGGTTTTTTGAGTACTCTCCGTGGCTTCAGAATTGCAGTAGATAAAGAGAGGCCCTGTCTCCTGGGAAAAAAACCGGTACTCCTAGAACACAGACCAGCCAGTAAAAAAATCGACTATCGTGTAATCCTATACTGCCTAATTTTATCACCAGCAGAGAACATTTAGAAAATGGAGATTACCACCATATCTTACTTTACATTCTTTATTATGAAGAGATGTATTTCTTCATTTTTTCCAGTGCCTGATTGCGAACCACTACAAAGGCAAACAAGACAAGTGCATGTAACATTGTCTGCTTGTGAACATGGCTTCCAAAGCTCCAACATTGCAAGTAACTGATAATTATGGCAGACATGAGACATGTGAATCCGGCTGTTACACAATGTGCCATCACCATGAAgggaaatattttattttttagggACCATGAAGGAAAATAAGTAAGCACATGCATGCACTCGCCGTCCTTCACTCAACCTCTGTTTCTAGGCCCTCTTTCATATGCATCTCTCCTGAGCACGGATCTACATGCCTCGAGCGCCGCCCAACTGAAAATTCGCCGGCTACTAGAAGAAAATGCAGCATGGCTGCTAATGTAAACTATCCACACCCATAACCTCCAGATTAATGGGTCTTCAATACCGTGTTACTCAGGGAAGAAAATAAGGCAAATATAGGACCATGGCGACAATAATGTCCTGCCTAATACATGCTACTAATGCTAAAGTAGCAGACACCATGTACTGCATATGAAAGTATTAATGGACACTCTTCCTCCTGGATACACCatgttttctatttttccataGTGGAAAATGGAAATGGTGCCCCAGATCCAAGTGTACTGGAAGTTTGAAACCACATATAACTCACTGTACTTCAGTTTGTTTTGTCTGTTTTCCACAAAAAGTTTACAAGAAAACTAGCAGTACATCAAATCCATGATCAGGCGCTTCTACCTAATTCATCTATCTCAAGATATCTCTAATAAAATTTGGCTGTTGGCTTCGCATGATGCGAAGGCAGAGGAGACGATTCTTCCATATATGACCAATGGACACACAAATTCCACATTAAAAGATATGGCCAGTCATTTGGACTGACAAACAGTTACATTGTACTAGGGTATCTAACATAGTGGTGATATACTAGCAGAAGATAAAGCACTGGAGCTCCatcttaagaccaagtcagcaatGGGACTGCTCAAGACTGCCCCTACCGTAATGTTAGGTTAGGAAACTAAATGCCCTGTCCACAGACTCATTAGATTATCCATTAGCCATTGAAGGTCACGCCTCAAGCTTACATATTACAACATTGAATGTCCTCCATGTGCTTCCAGACACCAAGTAAGGCAAATCTGTCAGTGTCAGGTGTTGGGCAGTGGAGGGTGGCAGATTACAGGCTCACAGTTAGTGCAGCAAGGTCCCAAGTGTCAGGATAAAACGGCATCGGATAAACTAAGATCATACTTGAAAACTTGTTCTGCCTTTCCTATAAAAGAATACTAGGGAATTTGTATGTTAACAATCCCAGCTCCAGAGTTGATGAATGACAAGTCCACTGCTTATTTATGCTTAGCAAAGATTGAATTCAGATGTTACCAAAACCAAGTTGTTGTTTATTTATGCTTAGCAAATATTTGAAAGATAGTAGTGGATATGACTACTGTTctcatggaagagaaggatgaaAAACTCGGTTACGTAAGTCAAGCATTCTCCTTTCACTCATGCATAGGTTATGTATATGTATAGTCTAGAAAGAACATGTTACATATATGTCAGAAATTGTCACTTGCATGAACTTATCTATCTGATCAAGTTTTTCTTTTCTAACAAGCGCACAGCTCTGCCTCGTTTCACCGATAGAAGAGAAATTCAGAAAAGACCCAGAATGGGCAAAGACACCATCTAAACATGGAAAGAACGAATCTGATGACACCTACAAGCAGCTGATGCCCCAAAGATACCCCACTATCTAAGCAAATGGACAGGAAAGACAGTAAAAGGCGAACACCACTCATCCGAACTGGGTTGAGCACACATTTCTTTAAGCCAATATCAATGGGATTTCTGACCAATTCTCCATCTAATATTCAGTATTGCCTCCGTTccgaaatataagcctttttaggaagctagtttagctttctaaaaaaggcttatattttggaatggaggtagtactgTTTAAAAGCAGTAAAATGTTTAAATGAAACTAGGTTTGTTGAGTTGATACCATTATCTGTGTCATGCCGTTAATATTAAGATTAAAGAAGAAAACAACCCCAACCATTGGAAAGATTCCAACTCCTGAGTCTGGACGACCGGAGCATTCACATGAAATCCATTCCGCCGCCATGTTAGTTTATATAATAATAGAAGATATTTGCATCATTGCAAAAATTTACCTCTAGAAGAGGACCCCTACGGCTTTTATTGAGCATGATACCTTGTCATGCATTGAATGATAATGGCAAGATGGAAAATCCCATACAAGATAAGGCACACTTCCGCAAGACAAGTCCTATATAAAGGCAGCCATTTCCACTACGAAGCACAAAACCACACACAGCTAAGCCTCCACAAGCTGCTTGAGAGTTGAGAGCAAAAAAAGAAAAGTAAGTGAGAGTGAGAAGAGACATCCATCCTTAGACTAGAAAATGGCTCTTGTTGCTAATGAACTCAAGGGCAAGGCGGAGGTCTACTACGATGATGAGATATGCCAGCAATGCACCAGGCTCCTGCTCAAGGAAGCAGGCCTTCCCAATGGTTTGCTTCCCTTGAAGGACATCACCGAGTGTGGCTACGTCGAGGAGACTGGGTTTGTGTGGCTCAAGCAAAAGAAGAGGATAGACCACGTCTTCCAGAGCTTAGGAAGGGTGGTCTCTTACGGCACTGAGATCACTGCCTTTGCAGAGAAGGGCCGGATCAAGAAGGTCAAAGGGATAAAGACCAGGGAGCTCATGGTGTGGGTCCCAGTGGAAGAGATTTCCCTTGATGAACCAGCATCTGGGAAACTCATCTGCAAGAGTATTGCTGGGATCTCAAAGATCTTCCCTGCATCAGCTTTCCAAATCCAAGAGAAGGAGAATGAGAAGATGAACTGCGCTGGGCTGAAACCAGTGGTCCTGATGGAGAGATCACCAAGAGTTGTTAGAAACAACTGATCCTTCTGCCATCCATTGGACCGCAGATCATTACCTGCCTTACAATCCTATCTACTAAAATAATTGTTGCTTTACTATTTGCTTATGTACTTCAAAGGTGACAACCCAAAGTTCTTCCTATGTAGAAGTGTATGGCTGCCCTAGTACTTATAATCCTGTAAGCCAACCACCAAACCTCATTTTATGTGCTATACAATGTTATATTACTCATATGTACCATATTATGGAGTTTATACGATATGCTTAAATGCTTTCCCTTTCTCTCTGCACTTTTTGATCCAGATTAAATACTACTATGAGATCCTTTGATTTGTTTCACTTTTTCCCTTCCTCGCCCTCAAACAAATTAATACATGACAAGGCATGAGAACAAAAAGGAACAAAGTTTAATTGCATGCCATAAATATGAACCATAAATGGCTAGTGAAACCATATATCGTCTCTTGCAGTAATAGATATTAGCAGGTGCAACAAGTGGAATGTGAAAAGTTTCCTTAATAGTTTGAGGAAGGATAAATGTGGCTGACTATGCACACGTCAAGCATGGTTGACAGGATTATTTTGCTTTTGATAGAAAATGGGCATCTAACATCGTACATCATAAATCATTACTATAAAGGCTACAAGTCTCGACTACTACACATTACTATAAAGACTACAAGTCCCTACTACTCCCTTGTGTCCTAAAATAGGTCATTTTAGAACCGGTGCTAGTCGACCATGTTTAGGTTCGACCATCAATATAGAAAAAAATACCAACATCTACAAAACTATACTGATACTACTAGATCTATCCTAATATACACACTCATAATTTATACTCGGTTTTGTTTGTGTCAAAATATCTTCATACAAATTGATGGTCATAGTGTCAACTTGAAGACCGTGTCAATATCTATGACAGCCACCATTGTTACTCGTAGATTGTATATGTTTCACTAATTAAGATTGTGCAAGGACTGGAACTGATATAGCCCATGCAGTTGTAGGATAAAATCCA contains:
- the LOC124703128 gene encoding splicing factor U2af large subunit B isoform X3, with the translated sequence MFPNMLPFAVGQFNPLVMQPQAMTQQHIFPQATRHARRVYVGGLPPSANEQSVAIYFNQVMAAIGGNTAGPGDAVLNVYINHDKKFAFVEMRSVEEASNAMALDGILFEGAPVKVRRPTDYNPSLAAALGPSQPSGNLNLAAVGLTPGSAGGLEGPDRIFVGGLPYYFTEAQVRELLESFGPLRGFDLVKDRETGNSKGYAFCVYQDLNVTDIACAALNGIKMGDKTLTVRRANQGSAQPRPEQENILLQAQQQVQLQKLVYQVGALPTKVICLTQVVTADELKDDEEYEDIMEDMRLEAGKYGNLVKVVIPRPHPGGEPIAGVGKVFLEYADIDGSTKAKTAMHGRKFGGNPVVASFYPENKFADEEYDE
- the LOC124703128 gene encoding splicing factor U2af large subunit B isoform X1, translating into MADDNGGGGGDDHVIEGARAEGDTHPREEGLSKSRDRDREKDKDKERHRDRDRDRGRDRDRGRDRDLDKDRDRGKDQDRHQRHHREKREHRDRPDDHDRHRSRDSERRRDRERDGHRRHRSRSRSRSRGRDDHRSRSQSKSKRVSGFDLGPSSAQSVVPQFPTIPTPSQLPGSSIPGMFPNMLPFAVGQFNPLVMQPQAMTQQHIFPQATRHARRVYVGGLPPSANEQSVAIYFNQVMAAIGGNTAGPGDAVLNVYINHDKKFAFVEMRSVEEASNAMALDGILFEGAPVKVRRPTDYNPSLAAALGPSQPSGNLNLAAVGLTPGSAGGLEGPDRIFVGGLPYYFTEAQVRELLESFGPLRGFDLVKDRETGNSKGYAFCVYQDLNVTDIACAALNGIKMGDKTLTVRRANQGSAQPRPEQENILLQAQQQVQLQKLVYQVGALPTKVICLTQVVTADELKDDEEYEDIMEDMRLEAGKYGNLVKVVIPRPHPGGEPIAGVGKVFLEYADIDGSTKAKTAMHGRKFGGNPVVASFYPENKFADEEYDE
- the LOC124703131 gene encoding uncharacterized protein LOC124703131, producing the protein MALVANELKGKAEVYYDDEICQQCTRLLLKEAGLPNGLLPLKDITECGYVEETGFVWLKQKKRIDHVFQSLGRVVSYGTEITAFAEKGRIKKVKGIKTRELMVWVPVEEISLDEPASGKLICKSIAGISKIFPASAFQIQEKENEKMNCAGLKPVVLMERSPRVVRNN
- the LOC124703128 gene encoding splicing factor U2af large subunit B isoform X2, which encodes MADDNGGGGGDDHVIEGARAEGDTHPREEGLSKSRDRDREKDKDKERHRDRDRDRGRDRDRGRDRDLDKDRDRGKDQDRHQRHHREKREHRDRPDDHDRHRSRDSERRRDRERDGHRRHRSRSRSRSRGRDDHRSRSQSKSKRVSGFDLGPSSAQSVVPQFPTIPTPSQLPGSSIPGMFPNMLPFAVGQFNPLVMQPQAMTQQATRHARRVYVGGLPPSANEQSVAIYFNQVMAAIGGNTAGPGDAVLNVYINHDKKFAFVEMRSVEEASNAMALDGILFEGAPVKVRRPTDYNPSLAAALGPSQPSGNLNLAAVGLTPGSAGGLEGPDRIFVGGLPYYFTEAQVRELLESFGPLRGFDLVKDRETGNSKGYAFCVYQDLNVTDIACAALNGIKMGDKTLTVRRANQGSAQPRPEQENILLQAQQQVQLQKLVYQVGALPTKVICLTQVVTADELKDDEEYEDIMEDMRLEAGKYGNLVKVVIPRPHPGGEPIAGVGKVFLEYADIDGSTKAKTAMHGRKFGGNPVVASFYPENKFADEEYDE
- the LOC124703128 gene encoding splicing factor U2af large subunit B isoform X5; amino-acid sequence: MADDNGGGGGDDHVIEGARAEGDTHPREEGLSKSRDRDREKDKDKERHRDRDRDRGRDRDRGRDRDLDKDRDRGKDQDRHQRHHREKREHRDRPDDHDRHRSRDSERRRDRERDGHRRHRSRSRSRSRGRDDHRSRSQSKSKRVSGFDLGPSSAQSVVPQFPTIPTPSMLSSTSSVFHFCSFVYFSWFLLYLHLGPFEIQTDGQLPGSSIPGMFPNMLPFAVGQFNPLVMQPQAMTQQHIFPQATRHARRVYVGGLPPSANEQSVAIYFNQVMAAIGGNTAGPGDAVLNVYINHDKKFAFVEMRSVEEASNAMALDGILFEGAPVKVRRPTDYNPSLAAALGPSQPSGNLNLAAVGLTPGSAGGLEGPDRIFVGGLPYYFTEAQVRELLESFGPLRGFDLVKDRETGNSKGYAFCVYQDLNVTDIACAALNGIKMGDKTLTVRRANQGSAQPRPEQENILLQAQQQVQLQKLVYQVGALPTKVICLTQVVTADELKDDEEYEDIMEDMRLEAGKYGNLVKVVIPRPHPGGEPIAGVGKVFLEYADIDGSTKAKTAMHGRKFGGNPVVASFYPENKFADEEYDE
- the LOC124703128 gene encoding splicing factor U2af large subunit B isoform X4; this translates as MFPNMLPFAVGQFNPLVMQPQAMTQQATRHARRVYVGGLPPSANEQSVAIYFNQVMAAIGGNTAGPGDAVLNVYINHDKKFAFVEMRSVEEASNAMALDGILFEGAPVKVRRPTDYNPSLAAALGPSQPSGNLNLAAVGLTPGSAGGLEGPDRIFVGGLPYYFTEAQVRELLESFGPLRGFDLVKDRETGNSKGYAFCVYQDLNVTDIACAALNGIKMGDKTLTVRRANQGSAQPRPEQENILLQAQQQVQLQKLVYQVGALPTKVICLTQVVTADELKDDEEYEDIMEDMRLEAGKYGNLVKVVIPRPHPGGEPIAGVGKVFLEYADIDGSTKAKTAMHGRKFGGNPVVASFYPENKFADEEYDE